ACAAATAAATTCAGATACATCTACTTTCAGCTGACAAATAAATTTAGATACACCAACTATTTAAACCAAGACACATTAATCATTTCATTCGCTTCAAGATTCATCACACACAGAACATGATAGCTAACAAATTAATGGTTCAACTACAACACCACATAATTGCAACTAGAACAAGATAGCAAGCAACTTCTCCACCGATATTCATCGGTCACATCTTGTAGGTCATGTACATCACAAACAGAATGCAGAACAAGATAGCAAATTTGAACTTCATTTTGCATCTCTCCAATTCCTTGAGAAGAGCAAACACTTCTTCACAATgtcttgctttcttcatgacatgaacaTCACCATCAGCAATGCTACACCTGGCCTCCATCAAAGATTGCTCCAGCTGATGATTCTTCGTCTTTAATTTCCTAACATCGGTCTTCAGACGATAAACAACATCCTGCAGGTCGCCTAGCAGCCCGCTGACAAACTCATTATGGGGGCCGTAGTGCCACTTGAAGTATCGACAATCTACGCCCTACCCAAATTTCAAAGAACGGATTTCCAGTGAAGAACTCGAACTAGCAGACCAAATCCACCTTGGCTAAGTCAAGACACTTTACCTGCGATTTGTTGCAGTTCTAGTATCTTTGGCCAGGATTGACGTGGCTCCACGATATCCACCTTGGTGCCTTCACTTTACAGTGGCAAATCACGTCAGACTCGTACTACATCGGCGCTTCCCGATAAGCCACCGACGCCTGCCCCGACGACACCATAGACGAGGAACAGTGTCTGTTAGACGAGCTACCAGACGCCATGGGTGTGCGCCGTAGCGGGAGCTAGTTCCGCCACTGCGACATTGTGGAGTGGGTCGCTGGGCCTAGGGTTCGTCGTCGTCGTGGGAGTATTTGGGAATGGGGATCTTTTTGCCGCGGGGCCTAGTGCCAAGTCATCTGTCGGCACTGCCTAATCTCGTCCAGCCTATTCAAATACCGCCCAAAATTCTGTCTAATTGATCCGGTTTTAGACATTTCAAGGGGTTTTAGAGTTGAGGGGGAAATTAATCCGTGAGGCTGTGTTCCGTTGGCATGGTTTTGAAGGGGTTTGGCAGGGATTAAATCCCATACAAGTCAAATCCCTGCCAAAACCACTCCAATCCCAGGGAGGATCGGGGGACTATACTTTCCTCGTCTAATTTTGTTTCGGACGGGCTGATTGAGCTCTATGCGGTCAACCCAAAGCGAGTGCAGGACCTCTTCCCTTTGTCCACCCACAAGGGAGGCCATAGCACGACAAGCCATGTCAGCTTCACGCCGCATCCAGCCGTCCACGCACGACGCGCGAGCATAACGGAAGAAAGAGAAGCAGAGAGAGAGATAAGATATTTCGTCCCGGTGGTTGGAGTAAAATACTTGCAGGAAACAGCACCCGAATGAAATATCCACAcgaggcctccctcgcttcccatcCCTCCCTCGTCCAACGCCGACGAGTCACGCCTCCTCTCAAGTCCACAACTGCTCTCCTCCCACTCCCAATCTCTTCTTCTTCCGCCCCAAGTCGCCTCACCGGGGATGGAGATCGACGCGGCGGTCCGCGCGAGCAGCGACGGCCGGCTGCGCACCAAGTACGACAACGCCGTCTACGTCGTCCAGCGAGCCTTCGCGCTCTACCCGTACGCCGCTCCGCCCCTCCATTTCACTCTCGAGCTGGTGATTCATCGGATTGGCTTAGTGCTGCTGTTTTAGTTCCGTGGCTATTCACCGGGAACCGAAGAATCTGGGACGCGATTGCCCGCCGCGAGCGCCGGCCCGCGCGATCGGGTTTGACTCATTTGACGATCGCGGGTGGCGGCGGGGATGNNNNNNNNNNNNNNNNNNNNNNNNNNNNNNNNNNNNNNNNNNNNNNNNNNNNNNNNNNNNNNNNNNNNNNNNNNNNNNNNNNNNNNNNNNNNNNNNNNNNNNNNNNNNNNNNNNNNNNNNNNNNNNNNNNNNNNNNNNNNNNNNNNNNNNNNNNNNNNNNNNNNNNNNNNNNNNNNNNNNNNNNNNNNNNNNNNNNNNNNNNNNNNNNNNNNNNNNNNNNNNNNNNNNNNNNNNNNNNNNNNNNNNNNNNNNNNNNNNNNNNNNNNNNNNNNNNNNNNNNNNNNNNNNNNNNNNNNNNNNNNNNNNNNNNNNNNNNNNNNNNNNNNNNNNNNNNNNNNNNNNNNNNNNNNNNNNNNNNNNNNNNNNNNTATTCCGTAGTCCGCAGGAGGGGTGAGTTGGGGCAGACTGGTTAGATCTTAAGTTGCTTGCTCTGCGGCTGTTTACCTCCAATGTGCTATCTGTCTCTGTGCGCACTTGTATTTTCTCCTGCCGCAAACTCACTTGTACCTGATAGAGAGGTGGTTGCATCAGTCAGTAATGGTTTTCATCTCTGCTTTTGCATCCGAAAATATGCTGCGATCTTCAACTTTGAGGCGATCCATATAATTTAGATTTGCTGACAGAATAGCATTGTTTAGTCGTTAATCTCAAGTAATTGGTGCTGGATTCGCCTATCATAAACTCTCTTTCTTCGGTTCCATGAGAAGATTAGACCAGTGGTTTATGTGGATGAGTTAACAACCTGTACCCTGAAACAATGGAAACTAGTAGATTGCTCGCTTTAGCAGTTCGCTAAGGTTGTGGTTTGTTGTTCTTATGGCAGATCAAAGGAGTAAAGTATTTAGAGGTTTCCGATAATTCTCCAGTTATCACTCAAGTTGCTAAGGGTCACTGCAATCATGTTTCTTTCACGAGAAAAGGGAAATCAAATCAGTTAAATCCTTAAGGAGCATAAACACCCATGATATATCATGCATGTCACTGTAATCCAGTTTTCTTTCATGATGAAAGGGCCTGATCTAACCAGTATGGACACACTATTACACTATGTTCAAACCACTTGTAAAGCCTGTTCTCAAAATAGTCTGAAGCTTTTTTGTTCTCCTTGTGGTTTTAAAAAAGGTTTTGTTTGTCCTGTCGCTGGATGCTTGGGTGTTAATCTGGGGATTGAATACCAAGACTCGTTATCGATATTGGATACTGTTTAAGTCGAAGTCTCTCATTTGCCAGTAATTTCACTTTGCAGGTTTGAGGAGATTGCCTTCAGCTTTAATGGCGGGAAGGATTCAACCGTAATATCTTATATTCTCTTCTCTTCATCTTTTTTTTGTATGCCATAGTGATAATTAACATCTGTTTGTAAGTTTTGAAGATATCAGTGTTTTGTATCAATAGGTACTCTTGCATTTAATACGGGCAGGCTACTATCTTCACAAAACAAGTTGTGGGGACGAAGCTCAAATCAATACTGTTCAAAACTGTCCGCTGCGTACCATCTATTTCGAGACCCCTTGTGCTTTCCCTGAAATCAACTCATTCACTTATGAAACAGTCTCAACGTAAGAACCCACTAGGATTtgtttcattctttttgctattcttGAGAAGTGAAATGAAGGATATTTCATTCTATTTTTTCTCCTCTATGCTAGTTATGGTTTGCCACTGGAAACTATCCGATCAGATTTCAAATCTGGTCTAGAAGGCCTATTGAAAGAGAAGTCTACTAAAGCCATTTTCATTGGCACTAGAATCGGAGATCCAAACGCGGTAATTCTGTTGTACCTTGTTCAATTATTCTTTGAGTCTCTACAAACCTATTATATACAGTACTTGTGCCCATCTCCATTCAGAATTGTCACACTTACTGGTATCTACGCACCTATTAGTAATTCAGTTTGAAAATATAGGTTGGTCAAGAACAATTCTCTCCTAGTTCGCCTGGCTGGCCTCCTTTTATGAGGGTGAATCCTATCTTGGATTGGTCATACAGGTTTTTCTCCTGATCATGTAAATAATTCAAGCTTGCGTTCCGTAGACTGCTAATCCAAATGTAAGGAGCATTGTTTTTCTGTGACAGGGATGTTTGGTCTTTCCTCTTAACCTGTAAGGTCAAATACTGCAGCCTTTATGATGAGGGGTGGGTTCTTTTCCATTTTTGGACCTTCAATTGTATATTTGCTCTTATGTTTCATCATGTGTAATCTATAGGTCAAAATGTAGTTTTTGCACTGCTGTTCTAAAACAAATCTCTAAAAGGAAAGTACTTGGTCTACCTTTTGATGAGCAATTTGCTACTTCTGTTTCTGCACTTCAGCTCATTGTGTAACACCACCTTAAATTTTAAGCCATTGCAAAGTACTGTTGAGATCTAATTTGAACTTCCTGATTTGTATTAAGTTTTTGTGTGCTTGCCCTCATTGCAGGTATACATCCATTGGGAGCATATATGATACTGTTCCAAATGCACTTCTTAGTGATTCATCTACTGGGAACAGCTTTAGACCGGCATACATGCTATCAGATGGAAGACTTGAAAGAGCTGGGAGAGCGAAGAAGACTAGCAACAACACGGAAACTAATTCTGTTGCAAGCAATGGCATGAACAATGCTGAGGGAGAGCAAATGATCGCACGTTCGGCTTCAGTTATTGTAGTTGGTGATGAAATATTGTGAGTAATCTCTCATACTTACATGATGTTTAGTCTTGCATTTGCTTCATCCTGGTCTGTTTTATGATCGTTGAAGTTTATGTGACATCTTTGCAAATTCCTTTTCTTCTTTGCCTTGCCTTTTAGATAAATGCtagtccctccatcccataatataagagcgttttttacactagtgttgttATACTTCCCCAGACACTTGATACAAAACAAATTACTGTATAGTAATAAAAGAATCAGGAAAGGATTGTAGCCCATTTGTCTGCCTTAAGAGAATGCGGCTTGATCATTTAACTCAATACAAGTGCAACCATTTATCCCATAATCTGAAGTATATTTGATACAAGTCTTATTTGTTACTGTTAGAAGTGTGTTCCTGTTTCAGTTTTGGCACAGTTTTGTAAATTTCATTGATTATCCTTAATTGATGACCAGGCTTGGGCATGGATACTATCATTGTTTTTATACACTAAATAGACATTCATTCATTTTTGTGATTCAGGTTTGGCACAGTTGAGGACAAATTTGGCGCAGCCTTGTGCAAGAAGCTTCATGAAATTGGCTGGCGAGTTTCTCATGTCACGGTTGTTCACAATGAAGTAAGTTGTATATCATGGATCGGCATAGCCGTATCTCCTACATCTTTTATATGGTAGCTCAATTGTCCACATATAGATTGCTGCAGTATTGTTACCAAGTGTGCTATTAAGCTCCGACTTTGTCATGTTTCTTTGCATTTAAATCCAATGGACACATAAGTGATTGCGTTGCAGATTGATTCTGTTGCCGAGGAAGTCAAACAATGTAAATCTA
The Triticum dicoccoides isolate Atlit2015 ecotype Zavitan chromosome 3A, WEW_v2.0, whole genome shotgun sequence genome window above contains:
- the LOC119267894 gene encoding FAD synthase-like isoform X2 translates to MEIDAAVRASSDGRLRTKYDNAVYVVQRAFALYPFEEIAFSFNGGKDSTVLLHLIRAGYYLHKTSCGDEAQINTVQNCPLRTIYFETPCAFPEINSFTYETVSTYGLPLETIRSDFKSGLEGLLKEKSTKAIFIGTRIGDPNAVGQEQFSPSSPGWPPFMRVNPILDWSYRDVWSFLLTCKVKYCSLYDEGYTSIGSIYDTVPNALLSDSSTGNSFRPAYMLSDGRLERAGRAKKTSNNTETNSVASNGMNNAEGEQMIARSASVIVVGDEILFGTVEDKFGAALCKKLHEIGWRVSHVTVVHNEIDSVAEEVKQCKSTDDVVFIFGGLGPLHSDISLAGVAKAFGVRLAPDEEFEEHLSQLIGNSYIGDRNEMALLPEGITELLHHKMLPLPLIKCKNLIILSATNVDELDMEWNCLLDTQESGLLRTKPFVSKHLSTLLPDVKIAPVVAKLCLEFSDVYIGSHRISRTGPLVVSLVGKDYQRVEGAAAKLSGSFEGLFSQVDSCK
- the LOC119267894 gene encoding FAD synthase-like isoform X1 codes for the protein MEIDAAVRASSDGRLRTKYDNAVYVVQRAFALYPFEEIAFSFNGGKDSTVLLHLIRAGYYLHKTSCGDEAQINTVQNCPLRTIYFETPCAFPEINSFTYETVSTYGLPLETIRSDFKSGLEGLLKEKSTKAIFIGTRIGDPNAVGQEQFSPSSPGWPPFMRVNPILDWSYRDVWSFLLTCKVKYCSLYDEGYTSIGSIYDTVPNALLSDSSTGNSFRPAYMLSDGRLERAGRAKKTSNNTETNSVASNGMNNAEGEQMIARSASVIVVGDEILFGTVEDKFGAALCKKLHEIGWRVSHVTVVHNEIDSVAEEVKQCKSTDDVVFIFGGLGPLHSDISLAGVAKAFGVRLAPDEEFEEHLSQLIGNSYIGDRNEMALLPEGITELLHHKMLPLPLIKCKNLIILSATNVDELDMEWNCLLDTQESGLLRTKPFVSKHLSTLLPDVKIAPVVAKLCLEFSDVYIGMMPVIGGSHRISRTGPLVVSLVGKDYQRVEGAAAKLSGSFEGLFSQVDSCK